A window from Staphylococcus succinus encodes these proteins:
- the galE gene encoding UDP-glucose 4-epimerase GalE, producing the protein MAVLVLGGAGYIGSHAVDQLISRGYDVVVVDNLGTGHRQSVHRDAKFYEGDIRDQGFLTHIFTNESIEGVFHFCAYSLVGESVQKPLAYFNNNVQGLQVLLEVMYAHQVEYIIFSSTAAVYGEPDSVPITEEDSKTPTSPYGESKLMMEKMMHWSHEAYGVKYAALRYFNVAGAKEDGTIGEDHRPETHLIPIVLQTALGQRDQITVFGDDYDTEDGSCIRDYLHVEDLIEAHILAYEYLQNDGEPGAFNLGSSQGYSVFEILEAARNVTQKEIKAIVGERRAGDPSKLVASSDKARQLLGWQSKHDNINDIIGSAWQWHYQHPNGYQEDMEG; encoded by the coding sequence ATGGCTGTTTTAGTTTTAGGTGGCGCAGGATATATAGGTAGTCACGCGGTAGATCAACTTATTTCTAGAGGATATGACGTCGTAGTCGTAGATAATTTAGGCACAGGTCATAGACAATCTGTTCATAGAGACGCGAAATTTTATGAAGGAGATATCCGAGACCAAGGGTTTTTAACGCACATATTTACTAATGAATCTATAGAAGGTGTCTTTCATTTTTGCGCGTATTCTTTAGTAGGAGAATCTGTACAAAAGCCGTTAGCGTATTTTAATAATAATGTACAAGGTTTGCAAGTTCTACTTGAAGTAATGTATGCACACCAAGTTGAGTATATTATTTTTTCATCAACTGCAGCAGTATATGGAGAACCAGATTCAGTACCAATTACAGAAGAAGATTCTAAAACACCGACAAGTCCATATGGTGAAAGTAAGTTAATGATGGAAAAAATGATGCATTGGAGTCACGAAGCCTATGGAGTAAAATATGCTGCATTACGCTATTTCAATGTAGCTGGTGCTAAAGAAGATGGCACAATTGGCGAGGATCACCGTCCAGAAACGCATCTTATTCCCATTGTATTACAAACTGCACTAGGTCAAAGAGATCAAATAACCGTATTTGGAGATGATTATGATACGGAAGATGGTTCATGTATACGTGATTACTTACATGTTGAAGATTTGATAGAGGCGCATATTTTAGCATATGAATATTTACAAAATGATGGGGAGCCAGGTGCATTTAACTTAGGTAGTAGTCAAGGGTACTCTGTATTTGAAATATTAGAAGCAGCTCGTAATGTGACTCAAAAAGAGATTAAAGCTATTGTAGGTGAACGAAGAGCAGGTGATCCAAGTAAATTAGTGGCATCAAGTGATAAAGCACGACAATTATTAGGTTGGCAATCAAAACATGACAATATCAATGACATCATTGGATCAGCTTGGCAATGGCATTACCAACATCCAAATGGTTATCAAGAAGATATGGAGGGGTAA
- the galT gene encoding UDP-glucose--hexose-1-phosphate uridylyltransferase, whose protein sequence is MLLNQQLVQQFVSQAVMYGDYEVEDAIYIQNQLIRILNASGIDNTSIATLNESATANEITQYWIQNAVDQNCIEDVLYQREIVEAQILDLITPRPSVVNREFNKAYKVSPEAATDYFYTLSKRNHYVKEDAIAHNINYDVETEYGDIEITINLSKPEKDAQQIAQAKEAPSSDYPQCALCVENEGYVGSVLQAARSNHRIVHLMLGNQRWAFQYSPYAYFNEHSIVLSESHVPMKINQQTFVNLLDFIDQFPHYFIGSNADIPVVGGSILSHNHYQSGKYVFPMDNAAEVENFKIVEYPSIQASTLNWPMSVIRLKSTKKNELIEAATYVMNQWNQYTDEAVAIRAYSNKGERHHTVTPIARYRHQQYELDIVLRDNQTSEQYPDGIFHPHKDVQHIKKENIGLIEVMGTAILPGRLKQELRQVKRYLLGESQLDIGVHQQWAEKMLQNYDISSSNVDQIVDNEVGYKFKRVLEDAGVFKNTDQGQQAFSRFINSL, encoded by the coding sequence GTGTTATTAAACCAACAATTAGTTCAACAATTTGTATCTCAAGCCGTCATGTATGGAGATTATGAAGTAGAAGATGCCATATATATTCAAAATCAATTGATCCGTATTTTAAATGCAAGCGGTATAGATAATACTTCAATAGCTACATTAAATGAAAGTGCGACAGCAAACGAGATAACGCAATATTGGATACAAAATGCAGTTGATCAAAATTGTATTGAAGATGTATTGTATCAAAGAGAAATTGTTGAAGCACAAATTTTAGATTTAATTACACCGCGTCCTTCTGTGGTTAATCGTGAGTTTAATAAAGCTTACAAGGTATCACCTGAAGCGGCCACAGATTACTTTTATACATTATCAAAACGTAATCATTATGTGAAAGAAGATGCGATTGCTCATAATATTAATTATGACGTAGAGACAGAATATGGTGACATTGAAATTACAATTAACCTTTCAAAACCAGAAAAAGATGCGCAGCAAATTGCACAAGCGAAAGAAGCACCAAGTTCAGATTATCCTCAATGTGCATTATGTGTTGAAAATGAAGGATACGTAGGTTCAGTATTACAAGCTGCTCGATCAAATCATCGAATCGTTCATTTAATGCTAGGAAATCAGCGATGGGCATTTCAATATTCTCCATATGCCTATTTTAATGAACACAGTATTGTATTATCAGAAAGCCATGTACCTATGAAAATCAACCAACAAACTTTCGTTAATTTGTTGGATTTTATTGACCAATTTCCACATTATTTTATAGGTTCAAATGCTGATATACCAGTTGTGGGGGGATCTATTTTATCTCATAATCATTACCAATCTGGGAAATATGTCTTTCCTATGGATAATGCTGCTGAAGTTGAAAATTTTAAGATAGTTGAGTACCCTTCAATTCAAGCGAGTACACTAAATTGGCCGATGAGTGTTATTCGTTTAAAAAGTACAAAGAAAAATGAACTGATTGAAGCAGCAACATACGTCATGAATCAGTGGAATCAATATACAGACGAAGCAGTTGCAATTAGAGCATATAGCAATAAAGGAGAACGTCATCACACAGTTACACCTATTGCAAGATACAGACACCAACAATATGAGCTAGACATTGTCTTGCGTGACAATCAAACCTCAGAGCAATATCCTGATGGTATATTCCATCCACATAAAGACGTACAACATATAAAAAAAGAAAACATTGGTCTTATAGAAGTAATGGGCACTGCCATATTACCTGGACGCTTGAAGCAAGAATTGAGACAGGTGAAAAGATACTTGTTAGGTGAGTCACAATTAGATATAGGTGTTCACCAACAATGGGCAGAAAAGATGTTGCAGAACTATGATATTAGTAGTTCAAATGTCGACCAAATCGTGGATAATGAAGTTGGTTACAAGTTCAAACGTGTATTGGAGGATGCAGGCGTATTTAAAAATACAGACCAAGGACAGCAAGCTTTTAGTCGTTTTATTAATAGCTTATAG
- a CDS encoding MogA/MoaB family molybdenum cofactor biosynthesis protein yields the protein MHTNIKLDRDIQCAVLTVSDTRDYKTDKGGNLIITLLSEINASVEKEHYCIVKDDISEILNQLKIWLSQDIDVIITTGGTGIAKRDVTIEAVSSLLTKEIEGFGELFRYLSYTEDVGTRALLSRAVAGTVEDKLIFSLPGSTGAIKLALDRLIKPELNHLVTEIKK from the coding sequence ATGCATACAAATATTAAATTAGATAGAGACATTCAATGTGCAGTGTTAACGGTTTCAGATACAAGAGATTATAAAACAGATAAAGGTGGTAATTTAATAATAACGTTATTATCAGAAATAAATGCTTCAGTAGAAAAGGAGCATTACTGTATTGTTAAAGATGATATATCTGAAATATTAAATCAATTAAAGATATGGTTGTCTCAAGATATTGACGTAATTATTACTACTGGTGGTACAGGCATAGCCAAAAGAGATGTGACAATAGAAGCAGTTTCTTCATTATTAACGAAAGAGATAGAAGGATTTGGAGAATTATTTAGATATTTAAGTTATACAGAAGATGTAGGGACACGCGCATTATTGTCACGTGCAGTTGCAGGCACAGTTGAGGATAAATTGATATTTAGCCTCCCAGGGTCAACAGGAGCAATTAAATTAGCATTAGACAGATTAATAAAACCTGAACTCAATCATTTAGTAACAGAAATTAAAAAATAA
- a CDS encoding ATP-binding cassette domain-containing protein has product MLNIKINHSLEHTRLDIHLHHKNPKICAIKGPSGIGKTTLLNIIAGLKPADQAYIELKDHVLTDTTQHIEVKIQHRNIGYLFQDYQLFPNKNVYQNITFMAEPSEHIEKVMHQLNIGHLKQQFPARLSGGEAQRVALARTLSTKPDLILLDEPFSSLDDATKEESIRLVQHIFDEWQIPLIFVTHSNYEAELLAQEVVEIG; this is encoded by the coding sequence TTGTTAAATATAAAAATTAATCATAGTCTAGAACATACACGCTTAGATATTCATCTACATCATAAAAACCCTAAAATATGTGCAATTAAAGGACCGTCTGGAATTGGTAAAACAACATTATTAAATATTATCGCTGGTTTAAAACCTGCAGATCAGGCATATATTGAATTAAAAGACCATGTTCTAACAGATACAACGCAGCATATTGAAGTTAAAATTCAACACAGGAATATAGGATATTTGTTTCAAGATTATCAATTGTTTCCTAATAAGAATGTGTATCAAAATATCACATTTATGGCTGAACCATCTGAGCATATTGAAAAAGTAATGCACCAATTAAATATAGGACATTTAAAGCAACAATTTCCAGCACGGTTATCAGGTGGGGAAGCACAACGCGTAGCACTTGCTAGAACTTTAAGTACTAAACCGGACTTAATACTATTAGATGAGCCATTCTCTAGTCTTGATGATGCGACGAAAGAAGAAAGTATTCGTTTAGTTCAGCATATATTTGACGAATGGCAAATTCCGTTGATTTTTGTAACACATTCAAATTATGAAGCTGAATTATTAGCACAAGAAGTAGTTGAAATTGGTTGA
- the modA gene encoding molybdate ABC transporter substrate-binding protein, whose protein sequence is MKVKYRHIILVVVAFCLVLAGCSSSTDHNAKHKDNEKQELQVSAAASLTDVTKDLEQAFETKHKSINVTFNYGGSGALRQQIEKGAPVDVLMSANTKDVDALKEQKKASYTYEYAKNKLVLIGTKDSTYTSVKDLNANDKLAIGETKSVPAGKYAEQYLRAHHLYDQVKSNLVFAKDVRQVLNYVEKGNAQLGYVYKTDLYQSQENGNSKVKALNTANLNNPIIYKAAATSDKKTAKAWIDFLKTDKAKNILKKYQFEI, encoded by the coding sequence ATGAAAGTTAAATACAGACATATCATATTAGTGGTAGTTGCATTTTGTCTTGTCTTAGCAGGCTGTTCAAGTTCGACCGATCACAATGCTAAGCATAAAGATAATGAAAAGCAAGAATTGCAAGTATCAGCAGCAGCAAGTTTAACTGATGTTACAAAAGATTTAGAGCAGGCATTTGAAACAAAGCATAAATCAATTAATGTTACTTTTAATTATGGTGGTTCTGGTGCGTTAAGACAACAAATTGAAAAAGGAGCACCTGTAGATGTACTCATGTCAGCTAATACGAAAGATGTTGATGCATTAAAAGAACAAAAGAAAGCAAGCTATACATATGAATATGCCAAAAATAAGCTAGTGCTTATTGGAACAAAAGATAGTACATATACATCGGTAAAAGATTTAAATGCGAATGATAAATTAGCGATTGGAGAAACTAAATCTGTGCCTGCAGGCAAATATGCTGAACAATATTTGAGAGCGCATCATCTTTATGACCAAGTAAAAAGTAATTTGGTCTTTGCTAAAGATGTGCGTCAAGTTCTTAATTACGTAGAAAAAGGTAACGCACAATTGGGTTATGTTTATAAAACAGACTTGTATCAAAGTCAGGAAAATGGAAATAGTAAAGTTAAAGCGCTAAATACTGCAAATTTGAATAACCCAATTATTTATAAGGCGGCTGCAACGTCAGATAAAAAAACAGCTAAAGCTTGGATAGATTTCCTTAAAACTGACAAAGCTAAAAATATTTTGAAAAAATATCAATTTGAAATCTAG
- the moaC gene encoding cyclic pyranopterin monophosphate synthase MoaC → MSEFTHINAQGNAKMVDVSEKNITKRIAIAHSSITVNPEIYKQIVDHTNKKGNVLNTAQIAGIMAAKKTADIIPMCHPLPLTGVDVDFTWQTNKTTYTLNIQVTVSTTGKTGVEMEALTAASATALTVYDMAKALDKGMIIGETYLLSKSGGKTGDFQRDA, encoded by the coding sequence TTGTCTGAATTCACACATATTAATGCCCAAGGAAATGCCAAAATGGTTGATGTTTCAGAAAAAAACATTACCAAACGTATAGCAATTGCTCACTCTAGTATTACGGTAAACCCAGAAATTTATAAACAGATTGTTGATCACACAAATAAAAAAGGAAACGTCTTAAATACTGCACAAATTGCCGGTATTATGGCTGCTAAAAAGACTGCTGACATTATCCCTATGTGTCATCCATTACCGCTCACTGGTGTCGATGTTGATTTTACTTGGCAAACAAATAAAACTACTTATACATTAAACATTCAGGTCACTGTGTCAACAACTGGTAAAACTGGTGTAGAAATGGAAGCTCTTACAGCAGCTTCTGCGACAGCCTTAACTGTTTATGACATGGCCAAAGCCTTAGATAAAGGCATGATTATTGGCGAAACCTATTTGTTATCTAAATCTGGTGGTAAAACTGGGGACTTCCAACGTGACGCTTAG
- a CDS encoding ThiF family adenylyltransferase, giving the protein MTIDRYSRQTLFKAIGNNGQYKIKHSHVLIIGMGALGTHLAESLVRAGVSEITIVDRDYIEFSNLQRQTLFTEIDAKAALPKVIAAENKLTEIRSDLKVHAHIAHVDRQFLEHYGTKVSLILDATDNFETRQLINDFAFQQNIPWIYGGVVQSTYIEAAFIPGKTPCFNCLVPQLPMINMTCDTVGVIQPAVTMTTSLQSRDALKILTQQNIPTKLTYGDIWEGNHYVFGFSKIQRETCPTCGKNPSYPYINETKRQYVSLCGRDTIQYQNPEISQEIIESFLVKQAIDYQRNPYMLRFEFKGHPIVSFRGGRLLIHKMKHPNQAITLINQLFG; this is encoded by the coding sequence GTGACTATAGACCGATATTCTAGACAAACATTATTTAAAGCTATTGGTAACAATGGACAATATAAAATTAAGCATTCTCATGTACTCATAATTGGTATGGGAGCTTTAGGCACGCATCTTGCAGAAAGTTTGGTAAGAGCAGGAGTGAGTGAAATAACGATTGTTGACAGGGATTATATTGAATTCAGTAATTTGCAAAGGCAAACATTATTTACAGAAATAGATGCAAAAGCAGCATTGCCTAAAGTGATTGCTGCAGAAAATAAGCTGACTGAAATTCGATCAGATTTAAAAGTTCATGCGCATATTGCACACGTCGACAGACAATTTTTAGAGCATTATGGTACAAAGGTAAGTTTAATCTTAGATGCCACTGATAATTTTGAAACTCGACAATTAATTAATGATTTTGCTTTTCAACAGAATATTCCTTGGATTTATGGTGGCGTAGTTCAAAGTACATATATAGAAGCAGCATTTATTCCAGGTAAGACACCTTGCTTTAACTGTTTAGTGCCTCAATTACCAATGATAAATATGACTTGTGATACTGTAGGTGTGATACAGCCCGCGGTGACAATGACTACGAGTTTACAATCACGAGATGCACTTAAAATACTAACGCAACAAAACATACCTACAAAATTAACCTATGGTGATATATGGGAAGGCAACCACTACGTATTTGGATTTAGTAAAATACAAAGAGAGACGTGCCCTACATGTGGTAAAAACCCAAGTTATCCTTATATAAATGAAACAAAGCGACAGTATGTAAGTTTATGCGGAAGAGATACAATTCAATACCAAAACCCAGAAATTTCCCAGGAAATAATAGAATCATTTTTAGTTAAGCAAGCCATTGATTATCAACGGAATCCATATATGTTACGTTTCGAATTTAAAGGACATCCTATTGTGAGTTTTAGAGGCGGTAGATTATTAATTCATAAAATGAAACACCCAAACCAAGCTATAACCTTAATCAACCAACTTTTTGGGTAA
- the modB gene encoding molybdate ABC transporter permease subunit has product MPDITPFWISLKVAIISTIIVTFVGIFISRWLYKRHGFFARVLESIIVLPIVLPPTVMGFILLIIFSPRNIIGSFFDNVLHLPVVFTMTGAIIASVIVSLPLMYQHTVQGFRSIDNKMLNTARTMGASESKIFFELILPLSKRSILSGVMMSFARAIGEFGATLMVAGYIPNKTNTLPLEIYFLVEQGKEHQAWLWVIVLVAFAITVIGTINVLNKDRFQEVD; this is encoded by the coding sequence ATGCCAGATATTACACCGTTTTGGATATCGCTCAAAGTAGCAATAATAAGTACGATTATCGTTACTTTTGTCGGTATTTTTATCTCGAGATGGTTGTATAAAAGGCATGGCTTTTTTGCTAGAGTTTTAGAGAGTATAATTGTTTTACCTATTGTATTACCTCCAACAGTAATGGGATTTATTTTGCTAATTATATTTTCACCGCGAAATATAATCGGTTCATTTTTCGATAATGTATTACATTTACCTGTCGTATTTACAATGACAGGGGCCATTATAGCATCTGTAATTGTAAGTTTACCTTTGATGTACCAACATACGGTCCAAGGGTTTCGTAGTATTGATAATAAGATGCTCAATACTGCAAGAACGATGGGGGCAAGCGAGAGTAAAATATTTTTTGAATTAATTTTACCTTTATCAAAACGATCCATATTATCTGGAGTTATGATGAGTTTCGCACGTGCCATTGGAGAGTTCGGAGCAACGCTAATGGTTGCCGGATATATTCCAAATAAAACTAATACGTTACCTTTAGAAATTTATTTTTTAGTAGAACAAGGTAAAGAACATCAAGCTTGGCTTTGGGTGATTGTGCTTGTTGCATTTGCGATTACAGTGATTGGGACAATTAATGTGTTAAACAAAGACCGTTTTCAGGAGGTAGATTAA
- the cudC gene encoding choline uptake/conversion transcriptional regulator CudC, which produces MARSKGYEEQLEQAKDIVINSIGETMDLYGVNRSVGNLYGTMVFEQKSMTLDEMRYELQMSKPSMSAGVKKLQEFDGVKQQFIRGSRKQHFTAEKDFFTFFGNFFSLKWKREIKLNIEAIHKAENILNPIVHSNTAAPEIIEEAQEVLIQIEHSKVYYAWLSTLSDALASGKIFDYFPIPEDK; this is translated from the coding sequence ATGGCACGTTCAAAAGGCTACGAAGAACAGCTTGAACAAGCTAAAGATATAGTCATAAACTCTATCGGAGAAACAATGGACCTTTATGGGGTTAACCGTAGTGTCGGTAACTTATATGGTACGATGGTCTTCGAACAAAAAAGTATGACTTTAGATGAAATGCGTTATGAATTACAAATGAGTAAACCAAGTATGAGTGCAGGTGTTAAAAAACTTCAAGAGTTCGATGGTGTTAAGCAACAATTTATCAGAGGCAGTAGGAAGCAACATTTCACTGCTGAAAAAGATTTTTTCACATTCTTTGGCAATTTCTTTTCTTTAAAATGGAAACGTGAAATTAAGTTAAATATAGAAGCGATACATAAAGCTGAAAATATACTTAATCCCATTGTACATTCAAATACAGCAGCTCCAGAAATCATAGAGGAAGCACAAGAAGTATTAATTCAAATTGAACATTCTAAAGTCTATTACGCTTGGCTTTCAACACTAAGTGATGCATTAGCTAGCGGCAAGATTTTCGACTATTTTCCTATACCAGAAGATAAATAG
- a CDS encoding LacI family DNA-binding transcriptional regulator produces MASIRDIARAAEVSPGTVSRVLNNDPTLSVSKTTRQRIHDIADKLQYQKSSRKNKSIQIITYASRAKEMSDPYYREIRLAIEAEVKRLNLSLKRTIRIDGNQSEVDLAKIDKAGAIIVVGNFSRDAIEILKQRNKNIIVINNPNTPKSIDAVYSDLNHSMTHLLNQLGQLKLSKIAYVGGYHTIRNLSGEPFYNNTDVRYEAYKKWCKQQQIEDISILDGWDKEDGERAVKVLAKQQSLPEVFIAGNDMVAIGILQQLQYEKVTIPDEIKLISFNDLEVIKYTVPSISSVHIPVDEFGRIAVRMAEERINNTRRIAIHVVVEAQLIERNTFKSNT; encoded by the coding sequence ATGGCAAGTATTAGAGATATCGCGCGAGCAGCAGAGGTGAGTCCAGGTACAGTTTCACGAGTGTTAAATAATGATCCAACACTCTCAGTATCTAAAACTACAAGACAAAGAATACATGACATCGCTGATAAATTACAATATCAAAAATCATCTAGAAAGAATAAAAGCATACAGATAATCACATATGCTTCAAGAGCTAAAGAAATGTCGGATCCGTACTATCGGGAGATTCGTTTAGCGATTGAAGCGGAAGTTAAACGATTAAACTTGTCACTTAAGCGTACTATTAGAATAGATGGTAATCAATCAGAAGTAGATTTAGCAAAAATTGATAAGGCTGGCGCAATCATTGTTGTAGGGAATTTTTCTCGAGATGCAATAGAAATCCTTAAACAACGCAATAAAAATATTATCGTTATTAATAATCCGAATACGCCTAAATCAATAGATGCAGTGTATTCTGATCTTAATCATTCAATGACGCATTTACTTAATCAGTTAGGTCAATTGAAGTTATCTAAAATTGCGTATGTCGGCGGTTATCATACTATACGAAATTTGTCAGGTGAGCCATTTTATAATAATACAGATGTCAGATATGAAGCATATAAAAAATGGTGTAAACAACAACAAATTGAAGATATTTCAATACTTGATGGTTGGGACAAAGAAGATGGAGAACGAGCAGTAAAAGTATTAGCGAAGCAACAATCACTGCCAGAAGTGTTTATAGCAGGTAATGACATGGTGGCTATTGGCATTCTACAACAGTTGCAATATGAAAAAGTTACAATTCCAGATGAAATTAAATTGATTAGTTTTAATGATTTGGAAGTGATTAAGTATACTGTACCTTCCATTAGTAGTGTGCATATACCAGTTGATGAATTTGGCAGGATAGCAGTTAGAATGGCGGAAGAACGTATCAATAACACACGACGTATTGCAATACATGTGGTGGTAGAAGCACAACTTATTGAGAGAAATACATTTAAATCAAACACATAG
- a CDS encoding galactokinase produces the protein MLQAMHQKFESLYGVKAEVSAFAPGRINLIGEHTDYNGGYVFPAAIELGTYGLASKRDDRIIQLYSNNFEDIGIITFTLEELRFDSKHDWANYPKGVIKYLSQEFEHIDSGFDVLIEGNIPNGASLSSSASIELLTGWLMKALFGLDLERLQLIQIGQTVENKFMGVNSGIMDQFIIGMGKSEHAILLDTATLAYDYVPAKFGDYVISIMNTNKRRSLTESKYNERRAECEDALAALQQQLDIDALGELSFEQFEQHQKLIKDKVKLRRARHAVTENERTLKAHQYLKENDFSSFGQLLNASHASLKVDYEVTGIELDTLAETAQRVEGVLGARMTGAGFAGCAIALVHKDSIKHLEDKVSHAYKEKIGYLPSFYHVGISDGVKIL, from the coding sequence ATGTTACAAGCAATGCATCAAAAGTTTGAGTCATTATATGGAGTAAAGGCGGAAGTAAGTGCTTTTGCACCTGGACGAATCAACCTTATTGGGGAACATACGGATTATAATGGTGGCTATGTTTTTCCTGCGGCCATAGAACTAGGTACTTATGGTCTAGCAAGCAAAAGAGATGATCGTATTATACAACTTTATTCAAATAATTTTGAAGATATCGGCATCATTACATTTACTTTGGAGGAATTACGTTTTGATTCTAAGCACGATTGGGCAAATTATCCTAAGGGCGTAATTAAATATTTATCTCAAGAATTTGAGCATATTGATTCAGGGTTTGATGTATTAATAGAAGGTAATATTCCTAATGGTGCAAGTCTTTCTTCTTCAGCTTCAATTGAGTTATTGACAGGTTGGTTAATGAAAGCATTGTTTGGATTAGATTTAGAGCGATTGCAACTGATTCAGATAGGTCAAACTGTAGAAAATAAATTTATGGGCGTTAATTCAGGTATTATGGACCAATTTATTATTGGCATGGGTAAATCTGAACATGCGATATTGCTTGATACAGCAACTTTAGCATATGATTATGTCCCTGCGAAGTTCGGTGACTATGTCATTTCAATTATGAATACTAATAAACGTCGGTCATTAACAGAGAGTAAATATAATGAACGTCGTGCTGAGTGTGAGGATGCATTAGCTGCATTACAACAACAACTTGATATTGATGCTTTAGGGGAATTATCTTTTGAGCAATTTGAGCAACATCAAAAGTTAATTAAAGATAAGGTTAAATTACGTCGTGCGAGACATGCTGTAACTGAAAATGAACGTACACTAAAAGCACATCAATATTTAAAAGAAAATGATTTTAGTAGTTTTGGACAATTATTAAATGCATCTCATGCTTCCCTGAAAGTTGATTATGAAGTTACTGGAATTGAATTAGACACGCTAGCTGAAACAGCACAACGAGTTGAAGGTGTACTAGGTGCGAGGATGACAGGTGCCGGGTTTGCAGGCTGTGCGATTGCATTAGTACATAAAGATAGCATCAAACATTTGGAAGACAAGGTATCTCACGCGTATAAAGAAAAAATTGGATATTTACCATCATTTTATCATGTAGGTATTAGTGATGGCGTGAAAATATTATAA